The genomic DNA CACAATGTGTTCAACGTTTTCCGAGTCACGACCCAGTAAGCCAATGGCCCTGGCAGCTTCCATGCTTCCTTCTTTAGCCAACTTTAAAAGGCCTGCGAGCCCACCTTCGTCAATAATAAGCTTATCACCTCGATCGCTATCCCGAGCCAATGAAACCAGAGAGTCAGCTGCGAGCGAGCGCTCCTCTAACGACGACCCATTGTACTGTAGAATCGCAATTTGTTCCCATATGCGGCATAGAAGTGGCTCTTTGGCTACGATCGGAGCAACACCCAGGTACCCATCGGTGGACAGTTGGAGGAGCCACGACACGTCACTGATTGAATTCTCTAGTTGCATGGACGTTTTCCTGAACGCTGCGGCGGGTAATTTAAAGGTGAAGATCCGCTTCATGATGCCATTGGTGCTGCACTTGCTTACGAGCTCAAGGGCTTTCTCGAGGACCTGTTTTGCGTCATCAATGATGCGGCGGGTTGGACGCTCATGGAGCTTATTGCGGGCTCTCAATGCCTGCCGTAAAATGCCTGCAAGCTCCTCTGCCTTTGCCTTGATCTCTAAGCAATCTTGTTTGGAAGATTGCGCCTTGTCAGCAGTCTTGGCCACCTGATCTGCCAATCGTATTGGCCTAATTGCCAGCATCTTTATCTCCATCATGTCCGCCATGGAAACTCCTTAAAAACTAATCAACCAGCCACCCTCACCAACACCAAGGATGCAAATTTGAAAGAGAGATGCTGAAAAACAGAGAGTTGGGTTTGTTACAAAACGGTGAATCCCCGCGTCGTCTCTTTATACAAACAATCTAGCTAGTGGGGTCTTTGTCACAGAGATTTCTTTGAAAAAGAGATTTCCTTTTCAAAaagatttctttttcattaccattttccaaaacaatcaacgtcaaaatattttaacttttttactttttatatcacatcaatatcaaaatattctaattttttatactttttatatcatatcatttactttttattattattcaaataaaaaaaatacttacaaaacaaaacattttcacttttttataccactttttcactttttttatactaaagagtcttattttttttcacatcaatctacatcaactataGTGTCTAGGCCAACTCATTTACCAAATACTACCATAACCACCCGAAAGAGTCCATCTCTATAGCAAACTCTACAGGATAGGATAGCATCAACTTTCTGTTATCTTATTATCTTAGCGCTATAGTCTCTGAACATTTGAAATTGTATAGGTTTAAATTTCAAATGTTATATACATGTACTCAAACTCTCGAATGTAAAGTCTACTTATATTAATACAATACATACTATTTGATCAAGTTGATCAAACATCTATTTATTAAAACTTTCATGGTATCATAGCTTTAAACCagcttattttctttgtttcctaATACCAACCTCCCGCTCTTTCAATGGCGGTTTCATCAACTTCTAATGGTTTCTCTATTCCCAATGTTATTACCTTTATTTATATCAAACTGGATGGGCCTAACTTCCTCACATGGCGTCACCAGTTTAGTACTGTTTTGTAAACCGTGCCTTGCCAATTCCTTTTAGAAGCTGATCAAAAGGAAACATTTGCAATTAATCCTGCTTTTGTCCTTTGGACAAGGAAGGATCAATATCTCTTGAGAGTTTGAATCTGCCGTAGAGACAGTGTCGTGATAATTGGTTGTTGAGCTAAAAGCCTAAAGCATATAGAATCTTGTTGGTACTAAAACGTACATAAAGTTCAATCTATAGGAGGCCCACTGCAAGATCAAAAAGAATATAATCATTTGGCTCTTTTCTCTTTAAATGTCGTACCAAACATGAAACATTAATCATCCATTAATCTAAAGAACAGTTAATGTCCTAGCTGCAATCTGCATAAAGGTTTTGGATCATACTTTCATCAACTTCAATGACCAACTTTAACAAGCTATGATTGGTCGATCTACTGCTGGAAGACAAGTTTTTGATAGGGATGTTTTATGTCTATCCAAATATGTTTCTATCTAGGGTCTTCCATATCATTAACTTTTGTTCGTGTGTCTCTGGTTGAACTTACGTATTTACGTGAGTAATTAGAGATGCTTTCAACTTTTATAAATACAAGGTTTGAATAATTTACTTCATTCATTCTTATTCCATAGCAATGTAGTATTTAAgtaacaaaatacaataaaagaGTCACAATAAACAAAGCTTCAACGTGGACTATAACTCAATCACTAATatatttaagggaaaattacagtttactcttaaagttgacagcgatttttaattcgaacacataagtttcaaattttgcaatctaccccccaaagttttaaatttttgcaatttgactaattgtatccaaaacttccatattgcccctaattttttattttttttattttttataaaaaattttaaaaaaaaaaattcggggtggctacTTTGGCCATCTTGCCATTTTTGCActcccccaaatttgttttttttattattattattatttataaaaaataaaaattaggggtaatatgagaattttgagataatattagtcgaattgaaaaaaaattgaaacttgtagggatagattgcaaaaattgaaactttggtgttcgaattgaaaaatgctatcaactttgggggtaaaatgtaattttccccATATTTAGATCTATTCATATTAACACTTTTAGGCCTCGTTTAGTTCGaggaatgtctagtccattagaaaatgattagctactactgAAAATAGAAGAGTGTAGAATAGATTAGTTAtttatattcctttgtttggttgtaacactggaatagactagctaatcatatttcttcgtttggtacaatgcaatatgttggtgaatggaatcatattgtgatcaatttttctaaaatacccttataatacaaatacaatttatattattaaggactttcattttttttttttaaaacataaacaactttactataatttctttttctgttttgtttttaattatgtcgggtaggtggccttttttttttttttttttttgcaattatgctacaaaattatttatataaaaaaaaatatatatagttggagaaaacagaatcaaactcaatcttgaaatcaaaaaaatatagttggagaattgtacagagaatcaaaataaatcaaaaaaacagattatatatttgtattttacaaAAACCTTGCAGATTCTATTTCTCcgtcaaagaaacaaaaaaaactaaggaaaaaGAGATACAgagaaacataattaaaaaaaaaaaaaaaaaaaaaaaggtacataaaagcatctccagcagtgtagctaaaagggagatattagctacatttagctatttttgtcattttttttgctccaacagaatagctttatattagctattataccttaactgctacagtgaataactccatattgctattcactgtagcacactagattgttaaatataatattattttcacatcattttctctctcttctctctctccctccacgtttctctctcttctctcttctcttttctctccctccctcaacgtttctctctcttctctcttctctattcatgaatttatgatttaaattcaagtcttttgaatcactaaaaactttctgaaaaaaattgaataacatGCGTGtaattgacaaactaaaaatgaaaaaataaaaataacacacaggCATGCCGTGTGAATCTGGTCTATTAACGATTCTGAATGATCTAGCGGTacatggataaaaaaaaaaaaaaaaattaaaaaataatatttaaaaaaatagagaattaaataaagaatctgttggagttggtattaaaaaataagtagctaaaatagagaattgtgctTTTTGATTAGGTAGAATATCTCTTACTGCAGGAGATgctctaaataaaaaaacagagaaacggTAAGAAGGAAATCAGAGAGAAACAGTACAaagaatcaaaaaaaataaaaaaaaaaatcgtttgcacttgcagaaaaactgtaccagaagaatcagagagaaaatagaaagagagatagaaaaagagagagaacaaaatataaagacggagaaaaaagaaacggagatatatatatatatatatatatatatatatatatatatatatattctgtttTGTGAACCGTGCCCTTGCCAATTCCTTTTAGAAGCTTATCAAAAGGAAACATCTGCAATTAATCTTGCTTTTGTCCTTTGGACAAGGAAGGATCAATATCTCTTGAGTTTGAATCTGCCGTAGAGATAGTGTCGTGATAATTGGTTGTTGAGCTAAAAGCCTAAAGCATGTAGAATCTTGTTGGTACTAAAACGTACATAAAGTTCAATCTATAGGCGGCCCACTGCAAGATCAAAAAGAATATAAGCATTTGGCTCTTTTCTCTTTAAATGTCGTACCAAACACGAAACATTAATCATCCATTAATCTAAAGAACAGTTAATGTCCTAGCTGCAATCTGCATAAAGCTTTTGGATCATACTTTCATCAACTTCAATGACCAACTTTAACAAGCTATGATTGGTCGATCTACTGCTGGAAGACAAGTTTTTGATAGGGATGTTTTATGTCTATCCAAATATGTTTCTATCTAGGGTCTTCCATATCATTAACTTTTGTTTGTGTGTCTCTGGTTGAACTTACGTGTTCACGTGGGATGAGAACTAGGTAGCAACAGAGATGGATATGGTAAGATTTTCAAAGACTCATAAACATATGAGCAATTAGAGATGCTCTCAGGTCTTATAAATACAAGGTtgaataatttatttgattcatttttattctatagCAATGTAATACTTGAgtaacaaaatacaataaaagaGTCTCACGATATTCAAAACTTTAACGTGGACTATAACTCAATCACTAACATATTTAAATCTATTCCGGTTAACACTTAGTGTTGACACTAAGAGTCCTACGgacacaataataataaaacaataaaataactaatGAACTGAACAATTagtaaaacaataaaacacTAATCAACCGAATAccctaacaaataataattctTAATAGAGCCATTACCTAACAATGACTACACGTACNNNNNNNNNNNNNNNNNNNNNNNNNNNNNNNNNNNNNNNNNNNNNNNNNNNNNNNNNNNNNNNNNNNNNNNNNNNNNNNNNNNNNNNNNNNNNNNNNNNNNNNNNNNNNNNNNNNNNNNNNNNNNNNNNNNNNNNNNNNNNNNNNNNNNNNNNNNNNNNNNNNNNNNNNNNNNNNNNNNNNNNNNNNNNNNNNNNNNNNNNNNNNNNNNNNNNNNNNNNNNNNNNNNNNNNNNNNNNNNNNNNNNNNNNNNNNNNNNNNNNNNNNNNNNNNNNNNNNNNNNNNNNNNNNNNNNNNNNNNNNNNNNNNNNNNNNNNNNNNNNNNNNNNNNNNNNNNNNTATAATTATTTCACCCAATTTGTATAGTATCCCAAGACTATTCTCtacattttaataattaatataataaatgtCATTTAAATTAACATGTCgatttataataaatttgtaataaaagaaataataccCTTAATGcctttaaaagatatcgcaaaacgtatgCATTtagcattgcgatttaaaaagcgcttaatttaaaataggaaaaaaaatctgcgatttccataagtaAGCTAagggtgtttatttgaaaatgcgagaatttaaaccaaaattacaattttgcataacaaatatttgataaaaaaatattttttaacatgttttacttaatgcctttgcaattttaaaaagtaaagatttcaaaaacacaattttaaaatcacacttactgaacctaataataataactttgatggcaataataataataataataataataatattgataaAATATCATTCAAGCAATTTAAAATGACTAAATTGGGTCTCTTATTAAAATTGGATTcctttgtgattttaaatgttgAGACTGAAAATATAATATGGATATTAAACTACAGGGATTAATTTCAAATCCGACTCAGATATGAGGTTGAGAGCGTAATTcatttcaaacaaataaataaaacaaaaatggtgcGCACCAAACAGACTTGGGCTGTGTGGCGTGGCCGAAATTGGAGGGAGGTGGAGGGAAACAGAAATATTATACATAACTAGCGTGCACaggggaaagaaaataaaaaaggaaagcgGAGGCGAGCAGTGTCTTGGTCTTGGTCTTGGCCCAAGTCGCAGCGAAGTCGTAGTGTCACTGCGACGCTGGTGCTGGGCCGCTGGCTTCCATCGCAAACCCTAAGGAGACCATTCTTGACCAGATCCGACCTCTCTCTCCCTCGGTACGTCGCCGCTCTCCCAATCGCTGCTCTCGTCTGCGCGAATCGGTCCATTTTCTCTGCGATTACTCAATTTACTTCACCGCcgctttctttctctttttacttCGTTTGGACTGCAATTGTTGTGTTCAATTGCAATGCCGGACGAATGCTTAATCGTTTGCCTTTGGATTTCAAGAATTTTGTTGGTCTTAGTGTGAGTTTGTGTTCATAACTGGATTCCAGAGTGTAAATCGAAAGTTGATTTTCGCAAATGCgtgtgtttattttgttgattaTGTGCATCTGCCATTCAGAAAGTTCGACTAAATGTGATTTCACAGTTAGAAATGGCATTTCCGTTCCGTTTCGTATAATTTCGacgatatatattttgataattatCTGCTTGTTTTGTTCAAGCTTGAGAACTTTATACTAAATCTCTTTATATCTCCATGGATGTTGTAGCTTTAACTTGAGCAGAGAGGCTGTTTCACCTGGGCTGGATGGACCAGGTTAGTGAAATTATTCGaagtttttagtttattattttgtgaataATTTTGTTTGGACTTCTTTTGATGGTTATGATGCTTGTGAATGTGACAGTACGAGAAAGTTGAGAAGATCGGGGAAGGAACCTATGGTGTGGTCTATAAGGCTCGTGACCGTACGACCAATGAGACTATAGCTTTAAAGAAGATTCGCTTGGAGCAGGAAGATGAGGGAGTACCAAGCACTGCAATCCGAGAAATCTCCCTCTTGAAAGAAATGCAGCATGTGAACATTGTCAAGTACTCATTAGATTCATGTCGCTTATTGATGTCATTAATTTAGGAGTATGCATATAAGATAAGGAAGATAGTGTGCCAATTTTAAGCGCACCATGTTTTTCACCATGTATGTTGTTTTTGCCCTTGCCAATAAAAAAACTAAGTTTAAGTGCCCTTCTAAATCATTAAGAGCACTGTTGCTACTGCTTTTCTGATTTTTGAAGGAAGAAAAGTGCACCTTAATTCTTCTTTTACAAAGAAATTCTGGTTTGTTTCTTCTGGGAGAAATCCTTTGCCATTTTCCTGGTTGATTGCTTGTTTAACTGATGGAGGAATGCATGTACAGTTACACGGCTTGTATATAGGtagactttctttctttctttcttggatATGTACTCAACAGTCAGCATTCTACTCTGAGCATGTTAGTTCTCATAATATTATCAAGCTTAACAAGGAAAATGGCATTTGTCTTGGTATCTAGGTGTGTATGTTTGTACAGCATGGcaacttcaaaaataaaatgagtgcaatcttttttttaaaaaaaaaaaaaaaaaaaaaaaactttggccAGAGATTGCCAGAATCATATAGGTGCTGCATAAATTTTTAACTTATGGAAATCTTCTCATGTGAATTCTCTGGCATCATCATTTTCCGTGTGAATCTAGGTTGTTTTATGATGGTTATTTTGTCTCGTCAGGGTTGCCTGTaattttttatggatttgctTGACAGGTTACAGGATGTAGTGCACAGTGAGAAGCGCTTGTATCTGGTTTTTGAGTACCTTGACTTGGATCTGAAGAAGCACATGGATTCATCTCCAGACTTCGCAAAGGATCTACGTCAAGTGAAAGTAAGTGACTTGAGTTCTGTTTTTTGGAGGTTTGGGCAATCCAtgaagatctttttttttttttttttccgtaacTTGTTGTGTGAAAGAATTATGGTCCATTTTTTAGTTGTGTGATTAGGAAATCAAAGTATTTTCATGTTCAATGCAGGCCATTTCTAGGTTGTAGTGCCTTCCAACTTTTGTGATGAGGTCAGGGAGATGGTAGACAAAGAtgcttatgatttttttatttttttttgggtttttagccTTTGAACAAATTTTCATGCTTTGCTAATTTCTATCAGGTGCCAACAGTGAATTTGCCACTCCAATATATatggttcttttgttttttgtttttctttatctaTTGAGCATATTTAGAATACATTTTAGCTCAATCTAATACAATTTGCATATTTTCACAGTAGTTTTTACTTTTGGTTAGTTTTTCTAGGTTTAAATGAATGCTTTCTTAACTTGTTTTTAGCTTCATCTTGAATCTGATTATCAAATTTGGCAATAATGATGCGCAATGGGATTACTTACAATGGCTATCTTCAattggtaattttattttttatttttttcgtttctGCAGATGTTCCTTCATCAAATCCTCCGTGGCATTGCTTATTGCCATTCCCATAGAGTTCTTCATCGAGATCTAAAACCCCAAAATTTGCTATTAGATCGCAGCGCCAATATACTAAAGCTTGCAGACTTTGGACTGGCCAGAGCATTTGGTATTCCTGTCAGGACATTTACACATGAGGTATAGGCATACTCTGGGTTCGAGTTTccttatcttgttatttgtgTTTCTCTAGCAATAGTGTATTATGATGTTTAATTATTGCAATTGCTCTAGGCTTTCTTTGTTCATGgccaaaaattgaacaaatctGATTAATTCACCTCATTTATGGCTTAATTAGAAATTTGaatgatgaaaaataaattcagtccattaatcatttttataaccGGTGGATGATTCTTGGTGGCTCTTGTAGGTGGTGACCCTGTGGTACAGAGCTCCAGAAATATTGCTCGGAT from Corylus avellana chromosome ca6, CavTom2PMs-1.0 includes the following:
- the LOC132184190 gene encoding cell division control protein 2 homolog; protein product: MDQYEKVEKIGEGTYGVVYKARDRTTNETIALKKIRLEQEDEGVPSTAIREISLLKEMQHVNIVKLQDVVHSEKRLYLVFEYLDLDLKKHMDSSPDFAKDLRQVKMFLHQILRGIAYCHSHRVLHRDLKPQNLLLDRSANILKLADFGLARAFGIPVRTFTHEVVTLWYRAPEILLGSRHYSTPVDVWSVGCIFAEMVNQRPLFPGDSEIDELFKIFQILGTPNEDTWPGVTSLPDYKSAFPKWPPKDLAAVVPNLDSAGLDLLSKMLCLDPSRRITARVALEHEYFKDIGFVP